Proteins co-encoded in one Chitinophagales bacterium genomic window:
- the rsmI gene encoding 16S rRNA (cytidine(1402)-2'-O)-methyltransferase — protein sequence MLYLVPTPIGNLEDITLRALRILKEADVVLAEDTRKSGFLLKHYDISKPLQSYHAHNEHKTLQRIVEQLQAGVKMALVTDAGTPGISDPGFLLVRECRKAGIEVQSLPGATAFVPALVNSGIPCDKFCFEGFLPQKKGRNTRLEALQTETRTMVFYESPFRLVKTLEQFVTFFGADRQVAVSRELTKLHEENVQGTVAELVQHFKSKNVKGEIVIVLAGC from the coding sequence ATGTTGTATCTCGTTCCCACGCCCATCGGCAACTTAGAAGACATCACCTTACGTGCGCTTCGCATATTGAAGGAAGCAGATGTAGTGTTGGCAGAAGACACCCGAAAAAGTGGCTTTCTGTTGAAACACTACGACATCTCCAAGCCTCTTCAATCGTATCACGCCCACAATGAACACAAGACTTTGCAGCGAATAGTGGAGCAACTGCAAGCTGGCGTAAAAATGGCTTTGGTGACAGATGCGGGTACGCCTGGCATTTCTGATCCAGGTTTTTTGTTGGTTCGAGAATGTCGAAAAGCGGGCATTGAAGTACAGTCATTGCCCGGAGCAACGGCTTTTGTGCCTGCTTTGGTCAATTCGGGAATTCCCTGCGATAAGTTTTGCTTTGAAGGTTTTCTACCTCAAAAAAAAGGGCGCAATACTCGCCTTGAAGCCCTGCAAACCGAAACCCGCACGATGGTCTTTTATGAATCGCCTTTCCGATTGGTCAAAACATTGGAGCAGTTTGTAACGTTTTTTGGAGCAGATAGACAAGTGGCAGTTTCGAGAGAATTGACCAAATTGCACGAAGAAAATGTGCAGGGAACAGTTGCGGAATTGGTACAACACTTCAAATCCAAAAATGTGAAAGGGGAAATTGTGATTGTCTTGGCAGGATGCTGA
- the nth gene encoding endonuclease III: protein MTKKEKTTFILQKLEELYPTVDVPLQHEDPYTLLIAVLLSAQCTDKRVNTVTPHLFAMADTPQKMVQCEVEDIKAIIRPCGLSPRKSKAIYDLSEILLHKHNGKVPQNYEDLEALPGVGHKTASVVMSQAFGEPAFPVDTHIHRLATRWGLTSGKNVVQTERDLKRIFPKKSWNKLHLQIIFFGREYCPARGHDANECPICSKVG from the coding sequence ATGACCAAAAAAGAAAAAACCACTTTTATCCTTCAAAAGTTAGAAGAACTCTACCCTACCGTAGATGTGCCACTTCAACATGAAGACCCTTACACACTTTTGATTGCCGTATTGTTGTCTGCCCAGTGTACTGATAAGAGGGTAAACACAGTGACTCCTCACCTATTTGCGATGGCAGATACACCTCAAAAAATGGTGCAATGTGAAGTAGAAGACATCAAGGCCATCATTCGACCTTGTGGCCTGTCGCCCCGCAAATCGAAGGCGATTTATGATTTATCAGAGATACTTTTGCACAAACACAATGGAAAAGTCCCGCAAAATTATGAGGATTTGGAGGCATTGCCAGGGGTGGGACACAAAACTGCTTCGGTGGTCATGTCACAGGCTTTTGGTGAACCTGCTTTTCCTGTCGATACGCACATTCACCGCTTAGCAACTCGCTGGGGATTAACGAGTGGTAAAAATGTGGTGCAAACAGAGCGAGATTTGAAGCGAATTTTTCCGAAAAAATCGTGGAATAAGTTACATTTACAAATCATTTTTTTCGGTCGGGAATACTGCCCTGCAAGAGGACACGATGCAAATGAATGTCCTATTTGCAGCAAAGTTGGATAA
- the lgt gene encoding prolipoprotein diacylglyceryl transferase: MNYNLLTYITWNVEPAILQIGNFKLLWYSTMWATSIIVGYALMRYLYRKSGFDQETVIDLVQYVFFGGVIGARLGDVLFYNLDFYMRDPIEILKVWHGGLASHGGVIGVLIAIYLYSRSRKEVPLIKVLDLSAIVIPLLGAFIRIGNLFNSELYGKVTDVPWAFVFTKVDDYPRHPSQLYETLMLTGVFAFMMYLFHKKKDLPDGFLLGVFFVLTFGLRALLEFFKVEASYTQLLSIPLVIGGLILIWLAQNRRLQGKSH; the protein is encoded by the coding sequence ATGAATTATAACCTACTCACTTACATTACTTGGAATGTAGAACCTGCCATTCTGCAAATTGGCAACTTCAAACTACTGTGGTACAGCACCATGTGGGCTACTTCAATTATTGTTGGTTATGCATTGATGCGCTATTTGTACCGCAAAAGTGGATTTGACCAAGAAACGGTGATTGATTTGGTGCAATATGTATTTTTTGGAGGAGTGATTGGCGCACGTTTGGGAGATGTATTGTTCTACAACTTGGATTTCTATATGCGAGATCCCATCGAAATTTTGAAGGTTTGGCATGGAGGATTGGCGAGTCATGGCGGGGTGATTGGAGTATTGATTGCCATATACTTATATAGCCGTTCTCGCAAGGAAGTGCCGTTGATAAAGGTATTGGATTTATCGGCCATTGTGATTCCCTTGTTGGGAGCGTTTATTCGCATCGGCAATTTGTTCAATTCGGAGTTGTATGGGAAAGTGACGGATGTTCCCTGGGCTTTTGTGTTCACCAAAGTAGATGATTATCCCCGACATCCTTCTCAATTGTATGAAACGTTGATGCTCACAGGCGTTTTTGCGTTTATGATGTATTTGTTCCACAAAAAGAAAGATTTACCCGATGGATTTTTGTTGGGCGTATTTTTTGTCCTGACCTTTGGTTTGCGTGCATTGTTGGAGTTTTTCAAAGTAGAAGCAAGTTATACGCAGTTGTTGAGTATTCCTTTGGTAATTGGAGGCTTGATATTGATTTGGTTGGCGCAAAATCGGCGATTGCAGGGAAAAAGCCATTGA
- the eat gene encoding ethanolamine permease codes for MTQKSNSPQLKRTLGPLMLWGLGVGYVISGMYFGWNLGLEKGGTLGLAVATFFIIIMYLCFTFSYTELACAIPKAGGAFDYALRALGKNWGFLGGMAQNIEFIFAPPAIAFAIGAYLNIFMPSVSILLIAVIAYLVFTALNIYGVRAAASFELVITVIAVLELLIFAGAAMPHFEWKNLTHNALPNGWSGAFAAIPFAIWFFLAIEGVANVAEETVNPQRNVLIGFGSAILTLVVLCILTFSSAVGINGWETIVFPSAGAAASDSPLPLAMAHAVGESHILYHLVTSIGLFGLVASFHGIILAAGRATFEFGRVGFAPRILGKVDARFRTPANALVFNMLIGVVALLTGKTGEIITIACFGALTLYIISMVSLLVLRQKEPNLERPFKVPFYPIAPIVALVIASVSLVAITVYNFELALVFAGILVVSFGWFKWSGN; via the coding sequence ATGACACAAAAAAGCAACTCACCTCAACTCAAACGTACCCTCGGACCACTCATGCTTTGGGGATTGGGCGTTGGATATGTGATATCAGGTATGTATTTTGGGTGGAACTTGGGCCTCGAAAAAGGCGGAACACTTGGGCTGGCAGTAGCGACTTTTTTCATTATCATTATGTATTTGTGCTTCACTTTCAGCTATACCGAACTCGCTTGTGCGATTCCTAAAGCGGGAGGCGCATTTGACTATGCCCTTCGAGCCTTGGGCAAAAATTGGGGCTTTTTGGGAGGCATGGCACAAAATATCGAATTTATCTTTGCGCCACCAGCCATCGCCTTTGCCATTGGAGCGTATCTCAACATCTTTATGCCCTCCGTTTCTATTTTACTCATTGCGGTCATTGCCTATCTGGTTTTCACTGCTTTGAACATCTATGGTGTGCGAGCAGCAGCCTCTTTTGAATTGGTCATTACAGTAATTGCCGTATTGGAATTGTTGATTTTTGCAGGGGCGGCAATGCCTCATTTTGAGTGGAAAAATTTGACTCACAACGCTTTACCAAATGGATGGTCGGGAGCATTTGCAGCAATTCCCTTTGCCATTTGGTTTTTCTTGGCCATTGAAGGGGTGGCGAATGTAGCAGAAGAAACGGTGAATCCTCAGCGCAATGTCTTGATTGGCTTTGGTTCAGCGATTTTGACCTTGGTAGTGTTGTGCATTTTGACCTTCAGTTCGGCAGTCGGCATCAATGGCTGGGAAACGATTGTGTTTCCTTCAGCTGGTGCTGCGGCTTCCGACTCCCCACTTCCTTTGGCAATGGCCCATGCGGTGGGTGAATCCCATATTTTGTACCATCTGGTCACTTCGATTGGTTTGTTTGGATTGGTAGCTTCGTTTCACGGCATCATTTTGGCGGCTGGACGGGCAACTTTTGAGTTTGGAAGAGTAGGTTTTGCGCCCCGCATTTTGGGGAAAGTAGATGCTCGTTTTCGCACTCCTGCCAATGCCTTGGTTTTCAACATGCTGATTGGCGTGGTGGCTTTATTGACGGGCAAAACGGGTGAAATCATCACCATTGCTTGTTTTGGAGCTTTGACGCTCTACATTATTTCGATGGTCTCACTTTTGGTGCTGCGCCAAAAAGAACCCAATTTGGAGCGTCCCTTCAAAGTGCCTTTCTATCCGATTGCTCCAATTGTGGCTTTGGTAATCGCAAGCGTTTCTTTGGTAGCGATTACGGTGTATAATTTTGAGTTGGCATTGGTTTTTGCAGGGATTTTAGTGGTGAGCTTCGGCTGGTTCAAATGGTCTGGGAATTGA
- a CDS encoding glycosyltransferase family 4 protein: MQQPNSAKPVILYVIPSLAFGGAEIQALQQLNYLHRQGFEVYLIVLSEISDFPIPIQFPEKQIEVLGFLYSSLIFNAVQKSFALVLPLLQFIQKRQITHVIAHLPLSHWVMRLVKMRQKISGQATIQLIQYHHAIQYEENPLDTFSKKAFNAFNSQLAKQVDDSNIFVSKAAFDNISKYLHIQNPKIIHNAVIENRVGKELALHYLQKEGIKQADFCMVLPGRVLAEVKGHGLLIAAFQTLQQRFGWEVGEVKVIFAGGGRSIPALKEKIATVKLIDFFHFTDFIENTLLLSFLQLADVVVIPSIAEGFGNVAVEGLMQQSTVLCSNAGGLKEIITDGFNGWVFEAGNVEQLTDKLAYLYQHRHEKLLDKNALLEDFRQRFTIEGQKKQLLDFLKL, encoded by the coding sequence GTGCAACAGCCAAACTCTGCCAAACCAGTTATCCTGTATGTTATTCCTTCTTTGGCTTTTGGAGGGGCTGAGATTCAAGCTCTTCAACAATTGAACTACTTACATCGACAAGGTTTTGAAGTCTATTTGATAGTATTGAGCGAAATCAGCGATTTCCCGATTCCCATTCAATTTCCTGAAAAACAAATTGAAGTTTTGGGTTTTTTATACAGTTCTTTGATATTCAATGCTGTACAAAAATCGTTTGCACTTGTATTGCCCCTTCTTCAATTCATTCAAAAACGCCAAATCACCCATGTTATTGCACATTTGCCCCTCAGTCATTGGGTGATGCGCCTCGTCAAAATGCGCCAAAAAATAAGCGGACAAGCTACTATTCAACTCATTCAATACCATCATGCTATTCAATACGAAGAAAATCCACTTGATACCTTCTCCAAAAAAGCCTTCAATGCCTTCAACAGTCAATTGGCAAAACAAGTAGATGATAGCAACATCTTTGTATCAAAAGCAGCATTTGACAACATTTCTAAATACCTCCATATCCAAAACCCCAAAATCATCCACAATGCAGTCATCGAAAATAGGGTAGGGAAGGAGCTTGCGCTTCATTACCTGCAAAAAGAGGGCATCAAACAGGCTGATTTTTGCATGGTTTTACCAGGTCGAGTGCTTGCCGAAGTGAAAGGACACGGTTTGTTGATTGCCGCTTTTCAGACTTTGCAGCAGCGTTTTGGATGGGAAGTAGGGGAGGTAAAGGTCATTTTTGCAGGAGGAGGTCGATCTATTCCTGCATTGAAGGAAAAAATAGCCACCGTAAAACTCATCGATTTTTTCCATTTCACCGATTTCATTGAAAATACCTTGCTGCTTTCTTTTCTGCAATTGGCGGATGTGGTGGTCATTCCCTCGATTGCAGAAGGGTTTGGAAACGTGGCAGTTGAGGGCTTGATGCAGCAAAGTACAGTGCTTTGCTCCAATGCGGGCGGATTGAAGGAAATTATCACCGATGGCTTCAATGGATGGGTATTTGAAGCGGGAAATGTGGAGCAACTGACGGATAAATTAGCTTATTTGTATCAACACCGACACGAAAAACTGTTGGACAAAAACGCACTATTGGAAGATTTTCGCCAACGTTTTACAATTGAAGGGCAAAAAAAACAACTTTTGGATTTTTTGAAATTGTAA